The sequence below is a genomic window from Tenacibaculum tangerinum.
TGTTAAACGACACCTCAGGCATGGTATTAATCAAAGGAGGCGTTTTCGATATGGGGGGGGATACACCAGAAAATGCTAAAGAAATGCCTGCAACGGCATTAGCACAACCAGATGAATTTCCCAAACACAAAGTAGGCGTTTCTGATTTTTATATGGATGAACATGAGGTAACCGTAAGACAATATTTAGAATTCGTAAAAGCGACAGGTTACAAAACGGTTGCTGAGTACGATATAGACTGGAATGAATTAAAAAAACAGTTGCCTGAAGGAACTCCAAAGCCCGATAATAGCTTGCTTGAGGCGGGTTCTTTGGTGTTTTCATATGCACCCAAAGGAACTCCGAAGGATAACCTTGGTAACTGGTGGACTTTTACCAAAGGGGTGAATTGGAAAAATCCCGATGGTAGCAAACCTAAGTTAGATGCTATTCTAAACCTTCCTGTTACTCAAGTTTCTTGGTACGATGCCATGGCGTATGCCAAATGGGCAAACAAACGATTACCAACCGAGGCTGAGTACGAGTATGCGATGCGAGCAGGAAAAAATAATA
It includes:
- a CDS encoding formylglycine-generating enzyme family protein; protein product: MLTNLEAVQPNDKLLNDTSGMVLIKGGVFDMGGDTPENAKEMPATALAQPDEFPKHKVGVSDFYMDEHEVTVRQYLEFVKATGYKTVAEYDIDWNELKKQLPEGTPKPDNSLLEAGSLVFSYAPKGTPKDNLGNWWTFTKGVNWKNPDGSKPKLDAILNLPVTQVSWYDAMAYAKWANKRLPTEAEYEYAMRAGKNNTMYPWGNEMVASTMNKGNFLQGDFPYYNTVEDGFENVAPVKSFAPNAYGLYDISGNVWEWTLDWYGADYYDRLKKEHEVAMNPKGPEQTSEVYNAKATNKVVRGGSFLCNDDWCSGYRNARRMRLSPDSGMQHVGFRCVRTVTKNTQDAP